One genomic window of Gracilinema caldarium DSM 7334 includes the following:
- a CDS encoding IS3 family transposase, with translation MNWSRSRMSCISKLAGSKLWVPNQVWATDSTYLKHGKGFVYLVVILDLYSRKILSWKVSNTMDTEFCVTALEAAISQWGTPAIFNTDQGSQFTSDACISVLESYGIRISMDNKNRALDNIYMERVWRTIKYEDIYIKDYQTMTELKEGLETYVTFYNSKRYHQSLDYATPD, from the coding sequence ATGAACTGGAGCAGAAGCAGGATGAGCTGTATAAGCAAATTGGCAGGCTCCAAACTGTGGGTGCCTAACCAGGTTTGGGCAACGGATAGTACCTACCTTAAGCATGGTAAGGGTTTTGTCTATCTCGTGGTCATACTTGACCTGTATTCTCGTAAGATATTGTCCTGGAAAGTATCAAATACGATGGATACGGAGTTTTGTGTAACAGCCCTTGAAGCAGCAATTTCCCAATGGGGAACCCCTGCCATCTTCAATACTGATCAGGGTAGTCAGTTTACCAGCGATGCATGTATTTCAGTCCTTGAATCCTACGGCATTCGTATCAGCATGGATAACAAAAACAGAGCCTTGGACAATATCTACATGGAACGGGTCTGGCGTACTATCAAGTACGAAGACATATATATCAAAGACTATCAGACTATGACAGAACTGAAGGAGGGCTTAGAAACCTATGTAACCTTTTACAACAGTAAACGGTATCATCAATCGTTGGACTATGCTACCCCAGATTAA
- a CDS encoding secondary thiamine-phosphate synthase enzyme YjbQ — protein sequence MQFTIRTDREAQLINITDMVARAVEESGVEQGVTVVFVPHTTAGVTINENADPDVVHDLLLGLDRAFPKSPAYRHGEGNSHAHLKASAMGSSVTVMVEAGRLKLGTWQGIYFCEFDGPRQRQVYVQVLAA from the coding sequence ATGCAATTTACCATACGAACAGATCGAGAAGCCCAGCTTATCAACATTACTGATATGGTAGCCCGTGCGGTGGAGGAGAGCGGGGTAGAACAGGGTGTAACCGTGGTCTTTGTGCCCCATACCACGGCGGGGGTGACCATAAACGAAAACGCCGACCCCGATGTGGTCCATGATCTCCTCTTAGGACTGGACCGGGCGTTCCCGAAGAGCCCCGCCTACCGGCACGGCGAGGGGAATTCCCACGCCCACCTTAAGGCTTCGGCTATGGGGTCCTCGGTAACGGTAATGGTTGAGGCGGGGCGGCTTAAGCTGGGCACCTGGCAGGGGATCTACTTCTGCGAGTTCGACGGCCCCCGCCAGCGCCAGGTTTATGTGCAGGTGCTGGCCGCCTGA
- a CDS encoding flavodoxin family protein, whose product MKVIAINGSPRKEGNTYQALKTVEAELEKEGIEVSIVQVGDKAIRGCLACGTCGKLKNERCIIDDEVNDIIQLMKAADGIILGSPVHFSGIAGTMKSFLDRAFYVASANGGLFRHKAGAALVAVRRSGGTAAFQQLNAYLLYAELLIPTGNYWNVIHGAAPAEALQDAEGLQTLRTLGRNMAWLLKMKQQSSPAIAEPEAEAKIRTNFIR is encoded by the coding sequence ATGAAGGTCATCGCGATTAACGGCAGTCCCCGAAAAGAAGGAAACACCTACCAGGCCCTCAAAACCGTAGAGGCGGAGCTGGAAAAGGAAGGTATCGAGGTCAGCATAGTTCAGGTAGGGGACAAAGCCATCCGGGGCTGCCTCGCCTGCGGCACCTGCGGTAAACTGAAAAACGAGCGCTGCATCATCGACGATGAAGTGAATGATATTATTCAGTTGATGAAAGCCGCCGACGGCATCATCCTCGGCTCTCCGGTTCATTTTTCCGGCATCGCCGGTACGATGAAGAGCTTCCTCGACCGGGCCTTTTATGTGGCTTCGGCCAATGGCGGGCTCTTCCGGCACAAGGCCGGCGCCGCCCTGGTAGCAGTCCGTCGTTCCGGGGGCACCGCCGCATTCCAGCAGCTTAACGCGTACCTGCTCTATGCGGAACTGCTTATCCCCACAGGGAACTATTGGAACGTTATCCACGGGGCGGCGCCGGCCGAGGCCCTCCAGGACGCTGAGGGCCTCCAGACCCTGCGTACCCTGGGCAGAAACATGGCCTGGCTTCTTAAGATGAAGCAACAGAGCAGTCCCGCCATCGCCGAACCGGAGGCGGAAGCAAAAATCCGCACCAACTTTATCAGGTAG